The following nucleotide sequence is from Flavobacterium sp. N1736.
TTATTCTTTTAGTATAAACTTCATCTGGCGAAACAATTTTTGACGCTTTAATTACATTCGTAAAAAGATCAAAAACCAATTGATTATCCATCGTAGTTCCCGATGCAATTGTTGCTTTTCCGGTTCCGCCTGCGTGTGTATTTTCTGGAGAACTTGACGGTACAACAACCAAATAACCTGTATTTGGGTCGATAACCATAAAATCCAAAAAGAAATCGGCAGCGCCTTTTATCACCGGATAAATTTCTTTTAGGTAATTTTTATCGCCTGTATATAAATATCTTTCCCATAAATCCTGACTTACCCACGCGCCGCCTGTTGGCCACATTCCCGATGCTGCATAATCAACCGGAGCCGTTACGCGCCAAATATCGGTGTTGTGATGCAAAACCCAGCCATTTGCATTGTACATCATTTTTGCAGTTTCTGCACCCGTAACACTTAACTCTTTCGTCATTTGAATAAACGGCTCGTGCATTTCTGAAAGATTGGTTACTTCTGCCGGCCAGTAATTCATTTCGGCATTTATGTTTGTTGTGTATTTACTGTCCCAGGGCGGCGTTACCATATCGTTCCAAATTCCTTGTAAATTGGCAGGTTGTCCGCCCGGCTGAGAACTCGAAATTAAAAGATAACGTCCAAACTGAAAATATAAACTCGCCAATTGCGGATCAAATTGCTTCGAGAAATCCCTGATTCTTTCATTTGTTGGTTTCTTTCCAGCTTCGTTTGTTCCTAAATCAAAAGAAACTCTGTTGAAGAATTTTTGATAATAGGCAACATGATCTTTTTTGATGGTGGCGAAATCTTTTGTTTCGGCGTTAGCCAAATATCCTTTGCTTTTTGCTACTTCGTCTTCTGAAATATCCTGATAATTTTTAAAATTCGTTGCGATCGAAATATAAAGCGTTACTTCATCGGCCTTATTAATGCTGATAATTCCGTTGCTGGAAGAAACTTCACCACCTTTATTTTTAGCCGTTAATCTTCCCTGAAATTTGACTTTTCCTTTTACGCCTTCAAAATTACTTCCAATACCCGAAAGCAAAATTTGATCTCCATCTGAAGCTGAAACCGTTTTATCAATTGGGCTATTCATGAAAACATTGCACGTAATTTGTCCGGGCTGACTTGCCGAAAGCTTCACCACAATTACCTGATCTGAAAACGATGTCAATATTTCTCTGGTAAATTCTACACCGTTCACCGTGTATTTTACTTTTGCCGTAGCATTTTCAATATCTAAATCTCTGTAATAATTGATATATTTTTGATGTCCCGGAAACGAAATATACACGCTTCCAAAAGTTTGATACGGCATTCCGTCATTGGTTTGCGACATGATATCCTGCGTCGCTAATTCCTGGGCTTCATCAAATTTTCCATCAAAAATTAACTGACGTACAATTGGCAGAGCTTTTATCGATTTATTATGTGCATTGCTGTTTGGAGAACCTGCCCAAATGGTTTCTTCGTTCAATTGTAAACGCTCAACAGCCGGATCGCCAAAAACCATCGCACCCAAACGTCCGTTACCCAAAGGCAAAGCCTCGTTCCAGATTGCTGCTGGTTTATCGTACCAAAGTTTTAATTCAGCATTCTTTTGAGCGATTATATTTTGGGTTCCAAATAATATTAAACCAAAACAAATAAGTGATATTTTATTTCTTAACTTCATATACTTTGTCATTTTTAACACGAATTGCACGGATTAACACGAAATTAGAATGCTCTAATAATTTCACTGACATACTATACGTGCAGAATTTGTGTTAATTAGTGTAATCTGTGTTTATCTTTTCTTACTTCTTAACCTCATAAATCTTGTTATTCTTCTCTCCAAACATTTCATATAATTTGTTGATGTCTTTTAATGCATTTTTAGGCAGATTTTCAGCTTTATTCCCAAAAACATATAATTTATCATAAGGTTCAATTACACAAGTCGATTCGTCGATTTCTCCGTTTGCATTTTTGACTTTGTTTAAATCCAAACCTAAATATTTTGCCATAAAAGGATATAAAGCCATACGTTTTGAAATTCCAAAATCATGTCCTTCTTTTGCAAAATGAGCATTTTCTACCAAATCTTTTTTTCCGTATAATTCATACGTTCTTTGAATAAAAGGAAACTCTAATTCAGGAACTGCCAATGTCCAGTCTTTTCCATCAGAAACAATCAATTGTGGTTTTGGTGCCATCATTGCCGAGATTTCAGCATTATTTGTTCCGTTGCCGCAAAGGTGAATTCCGCGCCCGCTTTCGCACGGACAGCCTCCAGAAAAATGAGAAGAAACCATTACAACCGGAGCCGAAACTGTAATTCGGTCATCTAAAGCTGCCAAAAACATGGTGTGTGATCCTCCGCCAGAACCGCCTGTAACGCCAACGCGCGACATATCAACATTTTTTTGAGTCGATAAATAATCCAATAATCGTATTCCGCTTAAAACCTGAACGGTTGATGCAATACTATTTCTGTGTGTTTCTTCGGGAAATTGTAATAACGATTCTCCCCACGCAAACAAATCATAACTTACTACGATTGCACCCATTTTTGCCATAATTGCACAACGATATTGTTCGTCTTTTCTATATCTTCCGTCACCAAAATGTCCGTCCGGCGTTAAAATAACAGGCGCTTTTTTGTTTAACGGATAAGGTTTGTAAATCGAACCTGTTGCATAAACACCAGGCAAAATTTCCAATCCAATATTCTCAATACTGTAATCTTTATAAATTCTTTTTGGCGTTAAAATAGGTTTTGATTTTGGCATTAGCGGCGCTTTGTCCAAACCAAAAGACGTAATCATACACGCTTTTATTTCTTTTTTACGTGCTTCCCATTCGGTTACATTCGAATATAAAGTGGTTAAATAATCTAAACGCTCTTTTCCTTTATCAACAGAAACTTTATGGTTTTCATATTTTCTGATGATATAGGTTCCGTCCGGTTGTTTAAAATACATTAGTTCAAACGGAGCCAAAATATTGGTTAGCGAAATAGCCAGATTTCCTTGTTCGATTCTCCAATCGGCATAATCCAGTTCTTTTCCTTTTAATAAACCTCTGTCGTCATTAATAGTAACATGAAAAATAGTTTCAATTTTTTTTAATGTTTCCGAAACCGGTTTCCTGAAATTTTCATCAGAAGTTATTTGTGCATTTGAAATTGTCAATGCAAAAAGTGAGATTGCTATATATATGTGTTTTATTTTCATCATTTATTGTGTTTAAACTAGCTTAAAATTGAACGCGGATGACGCAGATTCGCTAAAGCGAAGACGCAGATAAAAACGGATTTTTTATTTTAATTATGGATAAAAACTATTAAAAAAATCCGTTTTTATCCGCGTTTTTACGAAGTAAATCCGTGTCATCCGCGTGCCATTAACTCGCATTCGATTGTATATTTTCCTGACCCTAATTTTAAATTTTTAGTTGCTTTTCCATTCACTTTTATTTCTGAATCTTTAGCAATTGGTAATTTTATTGTCGCCGATGTATTAGTCGGAATCTCCACTTTTAAAATTAATTTTCCGTCTTTTTTCTCCCAGCCCGAAGCAATATTTCCATAAATAGATTTATAAGTTGCTTTTACAAAAGTCATATCGCCAACAATTTCGGGCTGAATAAAGAAATGTTTGAATCCCGGATTTTCCGGATCACCAACAATTCCGGCTAAACTTTGGTAAAACCATTCTTCGATTTGTCCCATCATAAAATGATTCCACGAATTTCCTTTTCTTGGGTCCCATTGTTCGGTTAAAGTGGTTAAGCCAAATTTTATCTGAAATCCATAACCCGGCGCATCATAATGATTGTTCATTTTATACATCATTTCGTTTTCGCCATTTTGAGCCAAAGCCTGAAATAAATAACGATTTCCAACATCACCCGTTGTTAATCTGTCGCCTTTTGCCTTTATATCTGCCAATAAATTTTGCATTACAGCCGCTTTATATTGTGGTTCTACAAGATCCATATAAACCGGAACAGCGTTACTAAACTGGCTGCTTGTACCATATTGTTTGGTTTCGAGATTGAAAAATTCTTTATTAAAAGCACTTTTTATATCCGCCTTTAAGGTTTCGTATTTCGAAATATCTTCGGTTTTGTTCAATAATTTTGCTGCTTTTGCAACCAAACTTGCTCCATAAAAATAATGAGAAGTTGCCGAAAGCGCAATCGGACTATTTTTTGAATATCCTGCGGCATGCGTTCCGTAATCGTACCAATCTCCTAATCCATACGAAACAATATTATCTTTTGCTTTTGTACCTAAATAATCAACGTACTTTTTCATTACAGGATAATATTTCTCTAATAAAGAGGCATCGCCATAATATTCATAATACATCCAAGGCAGAATTACGCCGGTTACGCCCCATTCCGGTGAATCGGTAAAATCGCCTCCAAAAACTACATATTCAGGAACTATTGTCGGGATTAAACCATTTTCTCGTTGCGAATCTGAGATGTTTTGCATCATTGCTGGAATATAACTTTCGAGATTATAATTGAACATTAATCCAGGTCCGTTTAGGTGAACTTCTTCCAGCCAACCCAATTTTTCACGCTGCGGACAATCGGTAAAAACACTCTGAAAATTACTTTTTATCGAGTTATTTATCAGTTCGTGTGCTTTATTAAAAATTACGTTTGAAGATGTAAAAGTTCCTGCTTCGCCCGCCGAATTATAAATGAAATTTGATTTTAAATCTACCAATGTTGGCAAGTTTTTATCTTTGGTTTCTTTATAATTGATGTTCTCAATCTGAACATATTGAAATCCGTAATAACTAAATTTTGGCTGCCATTCTTCTACACCTTCACCTTTTAAAGTATAATCATAATAATAAGGTTTTCCGGATCTTCCCTGACCAACGGTTCCGTCGTCATTTAATCCTTCGCCAACCCAAACGCGAACTATTTGTCCTTTTTTTCCTTTGAGTTTTATGGTTGGAAATCCTGAAAGATTTTGTCCCATATTAAAAACAAAAAAGTTTGGTTTTAGCTCTTTTACTTCCTTAATATTATATTGTTTCTGAATCGTAATTGGCGGCGCTGTTTGTGCTCGTAAAATTCCTTTTGGTGCTTCCTGAACAATAACTTTTTTCCAATTCGAATCATTAAATCCTTTCAAATTCCAGCCTTTTTGTTCTAAATTGGCGTTGTAATCTTCGCCTCCAAAAATACTGTTATATATAATCGGACTTTTACTGTATTTCCAGCTTTCATCTGATTTTAAAATATCTTCGGAACCGTCTTTGTAAACCACTTTCATTTTAAAAAATAAAGTTGGCGGACCAAAACTCACAAAAAACTTGGTATATCTTTCGGCAAGTGTATTGTACATTCCGTTTCCTAAAAGTACGCCAATTACATTTTCGCCATTTTGCAATTCTTTACCCGATAATTCGTATGTATTATAATTAACGGTTTTATCGTAATCTGTCCATAAAGGTGCAAACTCGCTATTGCCAACTTTTTTTCCGTTAAGGGTTAATTCATAATGTCCTAATCCGGAAATATAAACTATGGCTTCTTTGATTTCTTTTGTAATTTGAAATGGTTTTCGAAGTATAATACTTCTGCGCGACAAAGAATCAGAAGCATTGATTATCGCATCTTTTTTCTCTCTTTTGTAAGTTGCCGAATGGTAATTTCTGCCTTCGGGTAAATGACTATCGGCTTTTGTAATCGCTCCAATCCACGTTGGGTTTAAGTCTGATTCATTTGGCGAAATTCTGAAAAAAGCGGTTTTACTCCATGAAGAAGATTTATCATTTTGATCCCAGATTTTTACTTTCCAGAAATATTTGGTTTCACTTTTTAGAGCGTTTCCGCTAAAGTTTATTTGAAGATTTTTATCTGAATTTACTTTTTTGCTATCCCAAATATCGGCTTCGTCTTTTTGAAGTTTTTGTTCTGATGAAGAAACTAAAATTTGATACGCTTTTTGAGAAACATTTGATTTATTAGAAACCAATTGCCATCCAAATCTTGGTCGATTTTGAATTACTGCCAATGGATTTTCTGTCATTTCGCAGGTTAAATGCACAGCAGAAATTTGTCCATTTGAAATGAAAGTTGCCAGAAGACAAAAGAGAAATAATATGTTTTTTAAATTCTTCATTTCTTTGTGTTGAGATTGGAACGCGGATGACGCGGGTTTACTTCGTAAAGACGCGGATTTTTTATTCTCATTTTTTGTCATCCTGACGGAGGAAGGATCACACTAGAAACTCCGCAAAGTTGATCGACAATCATTGTCGAGCTACTTGTGTGATCCTTCCTCCGTCAGGATGACAAGATTGTGGCTATTCTTTAATTCTTTTTCGTAATCAACGATTCAATATTAAAAACTGCTTCGGGAATTAATTTTCCTGTTTCGGGTAAATCAACAAAATCATCTACATCTGCCGGAGTATCTGTATTTGGTGTAAAACGCTGATCTCCGGTTCTGAACATAATTCGTTCAAAACCATCAACCGGTGCATAAAATATTTTTGTTGATTCTTTATCGTCGTTCACTTTTATAGTGTACGAACGGGTTTTAGTATTTAGTTTTACGGTGATTTTATAGTCTTTATTGGCTTCGTATTTTGCAATGTTATTGTAACGCGCTCCGGTTTTTGTTTTTAGATTTCCATCTGAATCAAAAATCAAACGAACGGCAGGCAATCCTTGTTTATTTTGGAATTCGATCTGCAATAAACCATGATTATTTTGTTCGGGTTTTACGGTAAAAGTCGCTTCCATTTTTTCTGCAAACGGAATTACGCGTTCGGCACGTGAATAATCGAAAAAGTCCTGATCTCTTAATGTCAGCCATTTTTTGCCATCTGTTTTCTTTTCTATTTTAGTTGAAGCCCACGATAAATCATACGTATTCCAAAGTTTCAATTCTTGTCCGTCAGGAAGTTCATTGAAAACATCTTTTACATCTTCATTTACAACAGAAGTTACAGGAACTGGAATCGACGCAACCCAAATATCTTCTTTGTTTACGCTGTAACTTACCCAAAGTTTTCCGTCAGGCGGAGTTCCATCGGTTTCGGGAATTCCGCGAACGTATTGTGGTCCGGCAGATTTGTAGTTTCCGCCATAGCGCATTGGAGAAATTTCGCCGTGAACCAGTAATAAATCTTTGTAATTCAGTCCGTCGTCACTTGTCGAAATCGCCAATGGCCAACGGTATTCTGACGGATTATAAACAGTTGCATATTTATTATCTGATGTTTTTTGTCCCCATATTTTGGCATTGCTATTTACAAAACCCGGCGCTCTTGTTGGATTGTATTCCCATGTTTTTCCTTCGTCTTTACTTATAGATGTTAAAGCAAATTTCCATAAACCAACTACGTTTCCGTTTGGTAAATGATAATAATTAAAAGCTTTAAATTGTTTTTTTAGCGGAATTAATTCGTCATCGCGATCAGCTTCTTCAACCCATTGCTGCATCAATAAAGGTTTAGAAAGCATTTCGTCACAAGCTTTTATAAATCCTTTGTCTTTGCTTTTTTTATAAAATGGAAATGAAGTCGATTTTTCATTCCATGCTTTATTATATCTGATAAAATAAATCGGACCTAAACTTCCGTTTTTATAAATTTCTCTTACGACGCGACCAATTCCTTTTCCGTCATTTGGATCGTCTTTTTCATCCATTGCAATTCCGTAGTAACCAACAGAAAGCAGTCTTTTATCTGAGGTAACATAAAATCCCATTCGCTGGTGCATTACGGCATCAAGATTTTTGGCAATTCCTTCTACACCTTCTTTTTTAAATCCGTCGGGAATACGATAAACAGGAAAAAGCACCGAAGGTTTTGTCCAAGTTACACCATCTTTTGAGGTCATCATGAAGGTTTGTCCCGGCGGAATATGTTCTCCGGTTGGATCGCTTAAATAATGCAGATAGAAAGTATTGTTCCAATAAGCAATCATCGGTTGATGATTGTATGTCCAGCCAAAACCATCTGCTTTTTCAGGATGTTCACGGCTTGCACGCATAATTTGTGTTGCATGAACTCCAACTGCTGGACTTAATTGTCCGTGATGATAATCGACGTTTGAAAGTGTTTTGCCAACATAACGCACGGTGTCGTTTTGTGCATTTACAGCTGCACAAAGCAATAGTATTGTGGCTGTAGTTATGATGTTGGTTTTTATATGTTGGAAAGTAATCATTGTTTATATTTTTTTATTTCACGCAGATTCTGCTGATTTTGGCTGATTCATGCAGATTAAAATTAAAAATCTTTTTGATCTGCCTAAATCTTTTTAAATCTGCGTGAAAAATTTACTCTCGCAGATTTAGCAGATTAGGCAGATTTTTTTATCTATTTCTTTTCAATTAATCCTTTTAAAACTTCTTCGGATATTGTTGTAATCGTTCCGTGTTTGTGTCCTTCTGGAAGACTTATTTTTGAAGAAACATCTTCAAAATGAACAAAATCTGAGGTGTTTAAAGCTTTATAGTTTTTTGATCCATAATTATCATAATACAGCAGCCAATTTTTGTCCACTTTTACAACTGTTGGTCCTTCTGATAAATATTCTGTCAATGGTTCTGAACTTTTACCGAATGGTCCTAAAGGCGATTTCCCAAATGCTACTTTTATATTTCGCATGGGTCTTGTGTTGTCTTTCAAAACCAAAACATAATCTTTTTTGCCTTTTTTCACAATCACACAATCGATCACGCTAAAACCCGGATCGTAATATAATTTTGTATCTGAAAATGTTTTAAAATCTTTGGTTGTTACATAATACATTCTGTGATTATTTTTCTCTTCTTCCACTCCTTTTTCAAATCGAAACGGAATTGTAGATGCCCAAATAATAATGTATTCTTTTTTGACATCATCATAAAAAATTTCCGGTGCCCAAACGTTTACTACTTCGGATTCGTTTTTCATCACGGGAATATATTGTTGTTGTGACCAATGAATTAAATCTTTAGAACTGGCGTATCCAAAACCATTTCCGCCTTTCCAATCGGTTGTCCAAACCAAGTGATATGTTCCGTCGGCTCCTTTTGTAATAGAGGGATCGCGCATGATTTTGCTGGCTCCTATTTCTGGTTTTAAAAATGATCCTTCAAGACCTTTCCAATTATAGCCATCTTCGCTGTAAGCCAGATACAAACCGTCGGTTGCGGGTTCCCGAAACGACGTGAAAAGATAAATTTCTTTCTTTTTCTGCGAATAGCTTATCGCAAAAAGGGAAAGAGTGATTATGATGAATATTTTTTTCATGTTGTGTTTTTCTTCTCCTGCAAGGTTTTGGAAACCTTGTAGGTATTTCGGTATGTCTATTCGTTGTAAATAATTAAACCTACAAGGTTTTGAAAACCTTGCAGGATCGTAACTTATTATTCTGTAATTGCTTTTTTATCTAAAGATGTTCCTCTTTTTATAATCGTTTTTACGTGATTGAAAACATTGTTTTTGAGGAAAATATCTTTTGTTGCTTTTCCGTCAGCTTCCAGAAAAACATCTGTTGCAAACATTGGAAAATTATTATTAATCATCATGTTCGAAACATTTGTCAGCTTAATAACCGGTGTGTTTGCTAATGGTTTTGCTGTTGAAACATTGTCTAATATCAGGTTTTGAGCATCTTCAATTTTGAAAGAAGCGCCAATTGTTGTGTTTATTTGTACATCGTGAAATTCGATATCTTTTGCCGTTTGAACCGAAAAACCTTCTTTAGCATCTATATTGATGTTTGAAAATGTAATGTTTTGAATTGGCATTTCAGAAATTCCGCGAATTACTCCTGCTTTATTTACATCGCCGGCGGTAACATTGCTAATATGTATGTTTCTAAAAATTGGCGTTTTCTCAGAAACAGGTTCTTCTTTACTCGATTTATCGTAGAATAAATCCATCACGATGGCTTCTTCTTTGATGTTTTTCATGACGATATTATCGATACGAATATCTTCGACAACGCCGCCTCTGCCACGAGCCGATTTTAATCGAATACCGCGATCTGTGCCTTCGAAAACACAGTTTGAAATGGTGATTTTCTTGATTCCGCCCGACATTTCACTTCCAATTACAACGCCGCCATGACCGCTTAACATGGTGCAATTTGTGATGGTAACATTTTCTGTTGGTCGGTTATATTTTCGACCGTCTTCGTCTCTGCCTGATTTTATCGTAATACAATCATCGCCAACACTAATATGGCAATTCGAAATATGAACATTTTTGCAGGAAGATGGATTTATTCCGTCTGTATTTGGCGAATGCGGATTAGAAATTGTGATTCCGGTAATGGTTACATTATCACAAAACTCAGGATTTACAGTCCAGAAAGGCGAATTTTGAAATGTAACGCCTTCGATTAAAATATTCTTGCAATTATAACTTTGAAAAAAAGAAGGTCTGAAAAATTTCTTGTCCATTGTTCTTTTATAATAATCTGAATATACAATACCTTGGTTCTGCTCGTCCCACATTTTTTGATATTTCGTAAGCGGAATTGGTTCTTTTGCTGTTTCAATTCGGTAAACTTCATTCCACCATGCTTTTCCTTGTCCGTCGATTACCCCTCTGCCTTTTATGGTAATATTCTCGGCATCTTTGGCATAGAATAATGGTGAGAAAGATTTCATTACCAAGCCTTCATAACGCATTTCTACAAAAGGCAAATAATCATCAAAATTGTCCGAAAATTTTAAAAGTGCTCCGGAATCTAAGTGAATCGTAATGTTACTTTTTAATTTTAAAGCGCCCGTTAAATATTCCCCGGAAGGGAAAAATATTGTTCCGCCACCATTTTTTGATGCTTTTTCAATAGCATTCTGAATGGCTTCGGTACATTTTATTCCTTTGTTGTTTCCTCCTTCGTTTAGGATATTCAACCAGCCGTCGTTTGCGAAAGCAGTGTTGAAGCCTAAAGTGAAGAAGAGTATGATTATGATGTTTTTCATTGTTGTTGTTTTTGGTTCACGCAGATCTGGCAGATTTTGCGGATTTTATTCTCTTTTTTTGTCATTGCGAGGGACGAACCAATCACATTTACAAGATCAAGCTTTGTGTCTTATTATTAGTGAGGTTGCTTCGTTCCTCGCAATGACGTACTTTTCGGTTACTTTGACCTTAAAATTAAAACCCAATCATTTCCATCTTTTTTATCTCCTGATGGCTGAAATTCTTTAGTTCCTTTATTCTCAATTATTCCAATTTTGGTTTCTTTTCCATTTTTGGGATTGTACCAACTTGCTGTAACTTTATCTCCGGCAATTTTGCCCATATTCAGCACCATTTTTCTTCCATTATAGGTATAAACTAAAGCGTACTTTTCGCCTTTTGTTGCTACAAGATAATCGTATTTTTCTCCTTGATTTGCGATTAATGACTGATCGGGAATTCTTTCTAAATATGGAAAACTCAGCATTAATTTTTTAATATAAATCATTTGTCCGGCTCCGGGCGCGTTGATGGCGTTTGTCCAAAGTTCTTTATTTCCGTAGGCTGGTTTGTCGCCTTTTCTAAACATTTGCATTACGGCATTATGTCCGTACGTATATCCTGCCGCGCCTGCAAAAACAGACCAATATCCGTATCTTCTCACGTCGTTGTCTGTCCATTTTGGCTGTAACGTATCGTGCAAACCATGCGGAATTCCTTCGTAAGATGGTTCTCCGTCAATTGTTGGTTTTGTTGGTTTTAAGGTTAAATCTCTTTGGACAAATTTGTAATTATCTTCTTTAAAGGAATCTTTCAATGTATCCTGATCGTATCGTCTGTGTCCGGATTGAAACATATTGAAATCCAACCAATTTGCATTATGATAATTCTCTGAGGAATCTGTTCTTCCAAATGGGTGAAATGTTACTAACTGGTTTGGATTGTTTGTTTTTAATGTGCTTCCAATCGCGTTCCAGATATCTGTAAATTCATTTCCGTGTGTATCGCCTCCGTTTAACCAGATAATATTGGTTCTGTTTTTATAGCGATTTGCTAAAAACTTAGCGTATTCTGTCGCTTGTTCTTTGCTTACTTTATTTCCTTTTGAAACGTTTGTTCCCCAAACTGGCACCATGGCAACGTAGATTCCATTTTTCTGAGCAACACCCAAAGTGTAATCTACGTGATCCCAATAATCGTATTCTTCCGGATTATTAAAATTATTCCCTGGTGTCGTTAAAGGTTTCGCGATATCTTCATTACTTAAAGCCATGTCGCCGTATATATTTTTCACATTCAAACTATGCAAAACCATTACTTGCACTACATTGAATCCTTTTTCTTT
It contains:
- a CDS encoding glycoside hydrolase family 28 protein, which codes for MKNIIIILFFTLGFNTAFANDGWLNILNEGGNNKGIKCTEAIQNAIEKASKNGGGTIFFPSGEYLTGALKLKSNITIHLDSGALLKFSDNFDDYLPFVEMRYEGLVMKSFSPLFYAKDAENITIKGRGVIDGQGKAWWNEVYRIETAKEPIPLTKYQKMWDEQNQGIVYSDYYKRTMDKKFFRPSFFQSYNCKNILIEGVTFQNSPFWTVNPEFCDNVTITGITISNPHSPNTDGINPSSCKNVHISNCHISVGDDCITIKSGRDEDGRKYNRPTENVTITNCTMLSGHGGVVIGSEMSGGIKKITISNCVFEGTDRGIRLKSARGRGGVVEDIRIDNIVMKNIKEEAIVMDLFYDKSSKEEPVSEKTPIFRNIHISNVTAGDVNKAGVIRGISEMPIQNITFSNINIDAKEGFSVQTAKDIEFHDVQINTTIGASFKIEDAQNLILDNVSTAKPLANTPVIKLTNVSNMMINNNFPMFATDVFLEADGKATKDIFLKNNVFNHVKTIIKRGTSLDKKAITE
- a CDS encoding glycoside hydrolase family 140 protein — encoded protein: MNLKIKYLYTICISFLLIAQSGYSQSATKTKGSLPEIKVSKNQHYFVTEDQKPFFWLGDTGWLTFGKLDRAGVEKYFKDRKEKGFNVVQVMVLHSLNVKNIYGDMALSNEDIAKPLTTPGNNFNNPEEYDYWDHVDYTLGVAQKNGIYVAMVPVWGTNVSKGNKVSKEQATEYAKFLANRYKNRTNIIWLNGGDTHGNEFTDIWNAIGSTLKTNNPNQLVTFHPFGRTDSSENYHNANWLDFNMFQSGHRRYDQDTLKDSFKEDNYKFVQRDLTLKPTKPTIDGEPSYEGIPHGLHDTLQPKWTDNDVRRYGYWSVFAGAAGYTYGHNAVMQMFRKGDKPAYGNKELWTNAINAPGAGQMIYIKKLMLSFPYLERIPDQSLIANQGEKYDYLVATKGEKYALVYTYNGRKMVLNMGKIAGDKVTASWYNPKNGKETKIGIIENKGTKEFQPSGDKKDGNDWVLILRSK